A segment of the Candidatus Cloacimonas sp. genome:
TCCGGATTGTTGACCTCCTGGTCAACCACCTCTCACGCTTTTTTTCTCTACCAAAATGTATGCGGTAACGAAAAAACCGGGTTACTATTGAACGACAAGGATGTCGTTCCTCCGGATTGTTGACCTGCCGATCAACCACTTCCAACTACATAAAACAAAGCCCCTTCCTAAAATTGAGAAAGGGGCTAAGATTGAGTTTTTCTGTGTAACTATACAGTGAATCTTCTTCTTTCTTTGATTCTGCCTGCTTTACCTTGAGCGCTGCGCAGATAAAATAGTTTCGCTCTTCTTACTTGACCGTGACGAATAATCTCCAGTTTGTCTATATTTGGAGAATTTTGGGGAAAAATTCTCTCTACGCCTACACCACTGGAGACCTTACGCACTGTAAAGGTCTTGGAAATGCCGGCACCCCGTTTTTGAATAACGATGCCTTGAAAAACCTGAATGCGTTCCTTGTTACCTTCTTTAATTTTATAATGGACTTTAACGGTATCGCCTACGCGATAATCCGGTAAGTCAGTTCTGATTTGGTCTCTGCCAACTTGTTGCAGAATATCCATTTGGGTTCCTCCCATATATATACTCGGAAGGAAAAAACCTGTTCTGATTTGGGTTGAACGGATTTAAAAAAGGATGTTTCTCTACTCCCGTTCACATTTATCTTTAGTCCTAAAACGCTATCTTCGCCAAAAAATAAAGCCCGAGAAAAATAATCCACTCCGGGCAAAAGCCCCGAAATCTTATGTTTGTTTTGGTTTCTTTCTTCCTGCTTGTTTACTCTTATTTATTCAAGTCCGGTCTGCGGGTTCGGGTTAAGCATTTTCCCTGTTCAATTGCCCAATTTAAAATCTCCTGGTGATTTCCGCCGCATAAAACTTGCGGCACTGCCAAGCCCATAAAGACATCGGGTCTTGTGTAACAGGGAAAACCCAGCCCTTCCTTGCTGAAAGAATCACTATGGGCACTTTCAATATCACTCAACGCACCGGGCAGTAATCTGCAAATTCCATCCATAAAAGCCATTGCCGGAATTTCACCTCCGCTTAAAACATAATCCCCCAAAGATATTTCATCCGAAACACAGAGGTCACGCACTCTTTGATCAATTTCCTTATAGTGACCGCAAAGCAGAATTATGCGTTGGTAGGAAGTGTAACTCTCTAATATCTTTTGCGTTAACGGACGCCCCTGCGGAGTAAAATAGACCACCGGAGCATTTCCTGTCCGTAAAAGTTCGCTTAATGCATCGTATATGGGTTGAGCTTGAATTACCATTCCCGGAAAACCGCCATAAGGATAATCATCTACTTTATGGTGTTTATCAGAAGAAAACCGACGAAAATCCGTCAGTTTCACTTCCAGCAGTTTGCTCTTTTCTGCCCGGGAAATGATGCTGCTGCTTAAAAAGCCGCTGAAGGCATCCGGAAAAAGGGACAGGACTTCAAAAATCATTTCTTCGCCAATGTCTGATAGAAAGATATAAGCTCCAGGGCATTCTGTAAAATTACACAGCCGGGATTATCTATCACCGTATCTATGTAATAATCTACAAAAGGAACCAAATATTCAGTTCCTTTGCTGTTCACAATCTGTAGAACATCCTGAGCTCCATTGAAAAAAAAGTCCTCTACTATTCCTAATTCCTCACCCGCAAAAAGAACCTGGTAGCCCACAAGGTAATTTAGAGAAGGTGCTTCCGTATCTTGCTCCGTTTCCTCAATGCCAATCACTGCATCTTTATGCAAATATAGTTCTTCAGAAACACCATCTTCCCTTAGTTTAATCCAGGTTTTGTTGCCTTGTCTCATTCTCTCACTGATAGTTACAAAAAACACTCTATCGCTGTTAAAGATCAAATACAGTTCCTCAAGCTCAGAAAATATAGTTCTATATTCCGGCTTGATCATCACAGGATGAAAGCCATCTGCATTCTGCCTACCCAGTTTGCCAATTCCGGTTAGAAAAGGATGTTTCATTTACTCGATAATTTCGAGCTCCGCACGCTTTCCTTGTTTAGTGCTTACAGCATTAATAATTGTTCTGATGGCACTTGCGGTTCTGCCACGCTTGCCAATCACTTTGCCAATATCAGCTTTGGAAACCCTAAGCTCATAGAGGGTAATTTTGTCGCCAGTGATCTCGGTAATATTCACTTCCGCGGGATCATCAACCAGAGCTTTAACTATGAATTCAATGAGTTCTTTCATCTTTCACCTCAGTTTTCTTTTATTCTTTTATTCTGCTTCCGCAGTAATCTGGTTCTTTTTTACTTTACTTTCATGCCAAATTTGCAGAACTCCTGCTTTGCGTAATAAAGAACGAACAGTATCCGATGGCTGAGCACCTACGCTAAGCCAATATAAAGCCCGTTCCGTATCTATATTTATTTTTGAAGGATTGGGTTTGGGATCATACCAACCAACACATTCCAGATATTTTCCATCACGCTTCTGGCGAGAATCAACTACCACTATCCGATAACTGGGCTGATTTATTGCCCCCATCCTTCTCAATCTTAGTTTAACCATTAGTTCTCCTTCAAACTATATGCATAATATATTAAGAATTATACTTCTTTTTTAAAACTAAGCTTTCCGTCAAGATAAATTTTTCAATCCTTTCTCAGAAAAGCATTGCCAGCTTTTACCGCCGTCCAATCCCATAATAGGTAAAACCCATTTCCTTAACCGTTTTGGGATTGTATTGATTGCGCCCGTCAAAGATAACTTTACTGCGCATAATTTTACTCATTCTTTCAAAATCGGGATAGCGAAATTGATGCCATTCCGTAATCAGCAACATTGCTTCTGCATCTTTCAGGGTTTCATATTCATCGGCGCAAAGAGTAACGGAATTATTATTCCCGAATATTTTCTTGGCTTCTTCCATCGCTACCGGATCATAAGCTTTAATATTGGCTCCCAAAGCAATAAGTTCGTTAATAATTACTACTGAAGGCGCTTCCCGCATATCATCCGTCTGTGGTTTAAACGCCAAACCCCATACAGCAAAGGTTTTTCCTTTCAAGTTACTGCCAAAATGAGCAATAACTTTTTCTACCAGCACTCTCTTTTGCGCAGCGTTAACTTCTTCCACTGCAGTTAAGATACGCGGTTCGTAACCCACTTTAGAGGACATTTTGATAAGGGCTTTAATATCTTTGGGAAAACAACTTCCCCCAAAACCGACTCCGGGATAAATAAATTTATAACCAATGCGGGAATCACTGCAAATACCATTTCTCACTTCTGCGATATCTGCTTCATAAGCATCGCAAAGACGGGATATTTCATTAATAAAGGAAATCTTAGTTGCCAGAAAGGCATTAGCGGTATATTTTGTCATTTCCGCAGAACGAATACTCATCAATAAAACCCTGTCATTCGTCCTGCAAAAAGGTGCGTAAAGAGTCCGCATAATTTCTCCCGCTGCAGGATTATCAGTTCCAATTACAACCCTATCCGGACTCATAAAATCATCTATAGCAGAGCCCTCTTTCAGGAATTCCGGATTGGAAACCACAGTAAATTGTAGCTCCAATTCAAGCTCCTTCAGCTTTGCCTGGATTTTCTCCGATACCAAATCAGCTGTTCCAACGGGAACTGTGGATTTATTTACGATAATTTTGGGCTCATTCATAAAACCGGCAATTTCTTCCGCAGCCGCAATTACATATTGTAAATCAGCGGAACCATCTTCTCCAGGAGGAGTTCCCACAGCAATAAAAATTATCTGCGATTCGGTTACTGCCTGCTGAATATCTAATGTAAAGCTCAAACGCTTGGCAGTCATATTACGCAGAATCATTTCTTCCAAACCGGGTTCATAGATAGGAACTTTACCTTCATTCAGTAGTTTTATCTTGTTCTCATCCTTATCTACGCTAATTACCGTATTGCCCATTTCCGCAAAACAAGCGCCTGTAGTTAAACCCACATAGCCACTTCCTATCACAGCTATTTTCATTTTTGCTCCTTAAAGTATTTTATTACTTGAGAAATGCCGTCCTTAAGCTCTGTTTCGGGTTTCCAACCTAAAAGCGCTTTGGCTTTGTTGCAGGAAAGCAAAGACCGATGTAAGTCCCCTTTTCGGGCAGTCCCAAAATGCGGTTCACTGTTTATACCTAATTGCTTTGCTATTTCCCGATACAAATCCCTGGTAGTTGTTTCCCGGCAAGTTCCAATATTAAATATATCCCCTGCTCCCTGTTCCAAAGCCAGTAAATTGGCTTGAACTACATCCCCCACATAAACATAGTCCCTAATCATTCCGTCCGGTTCATTCTCATAACGATAAATAGTAGGTATTTCGCCTTTCAGCATCTTTTCCGTAAAGAGCGATACAACTCCTGCCTCTCCTAAAGAGATTTGCCGGGGTCCGTAAACATTGGCATAACGTAAAACCGTGTAATTCAAACCGTATTGGTGACGGTAAAAATAGAGATAGTCCTCTCCCGATTTTTTGTTTATAGCATATACGGATAAGGGTTTGGGATTGTAACTTTCGGTGGTAGGATACTCTTCCGCTTCACCATAAATAGCTCCCCCGGAAGAGATATAGATAACTTTTTTCACTCCTGCTCTAACGCAATTCTGCAAAACATTAACCCAGCCATAAACATTGGTAGTAATATCTTTTAGAGGATTTTCAATGGAGAGCGGCACACTTATCTGAGCAGAATGATGATTTACTATAGCGGGCTTTTCTTTGGCAAAGACCTCGCTTAAACTCTCAGCACAGATATCCATTTCGTAAAAAATCGCTTTAGGATTGATGTTACGCCTGTTTCCCGTAACCAAATTATCTACAATAACAACTTCGTGGCCTGCTTGAATATAAGCATCGGCTACATTAGAACCGATAAAACCAGCTCCACCCGTGATTAGTATCTTCATCAGTCCGTCTCCACAATTTCGTATTCACCAATAATCTTGATGTCTTCGGTTTGCACTTTCACCAGCACCGCCTGCCGTAAAATATTCACCTGTAAACGCACTTCCGTAAGCTTGGATTGGTCTTCCACAACTCCACAAACGCCTTTCAAGGGTCCGTTCACGATTTCCACTTCCAAACCTTTTTCCAACCAAAGCCCCGGTTTCATTTCCACATTCTTCTGCCTGCCATAATAGATTGCCCGCAATTCTTCAATCAACTCTTTTTGAACATTCACTTTAAGAAATCCTACCGTATAACCCGAAATCTGTAATTCCTGTTTGCTTCTGAAATCTATGCCCGCAAACACATACGAAGGAAAAAGAATTTTATCCACATCCACTTTGCGTCTTTGGTAGATACGCTTATCTGTATATTGCGGTAAATAATAGGTTATTCTATGCTGCTTGGCATATTCGGCAACCTTTTTCTCACAGCGAGGTTTTGTATGCACAACCACCCATTGCCTGTCATCGGTGAAAAGTTCCAGTTCACCATACAATTCATCTATATAGACAGGTTTATGGGTAGCCATTTTTAATAACGGTAATATTCCGGTTTATAAGGTCCCTCAAACGGCACATTAATATATTCCGCCTGCTTTTTGGAAAGCTGAGTTAATTGCACTCCCAATTTGGGCAAATGCAAGAGCGCCACTTCTTCATCCAATTTCTTAGGCAGGGTGTAAACATCAATTGCGTGACGATTTTGCCAAAGGTCAATTTGCGCTAAAACCTGATTACTGAAAGAGCAGCTCATTACGAAGGATGGATGGCCTGTGGCATTTCCCAGATTAACTAACCTTCCTTCCGAAAGCAAAATAATCTCTTTATCATTGGGAAGTTTGATTAAATCTACCTGGGGCTTGATATTCACTTTTTCCACCCCTTCCATCTCATACAGCTTATTCACCTGAATTTCATTATCAAAATGGCCGATATTACAAACGATGGCTTTATTCTTCATTTTAAGGATATGGTCAACTCTGATAACATCGCAATTTCCTGTCGCCGTAATGAAAATATCTGCAATCTCTACCATATTTTCCACAGTATTTACTTCGTAACCTTCCATCGCTGCCTGTAAAGCACAAATAGGATCAATTTCACTAATCACAACTCTGGCACCCAAACCGCGCATTGATTGGGCACAACCTTTTCCTACATCTCCATAACCGCAAAGCATAACTATTTTGCCGGCAACCATAATATCCGTTCCTCTCTTTATTCCATCGGCAAGAGATTCTCTACAGCCATAAAGATTATCAAACTTGGATTTAGTTACCGAATCATTTACATTGATGGCAGGGAATAATAAAGTGCCTTCTTCTCTTCTTTGATAGAGACGATGAACGCCGGTTGTTGTTTCTTCGCTAATTCCTTTTAAGCGCTGGACAATTTTATGCCATTTATTCGGGTCTGCAACTAACTTGCTGATAAGCAATTCCTGCACTATTTGCATTTCTTCATTATCGCTATCTACTTCCGGAAGCTTACCATTTTGCCGGTATAATTCTTCTAACCGGTATCCTTCATGAACCATCAGAGTTGCATCACCACCATCATCAACAATTAAATCGGGTCCTTCGTCCCAGGAAAGCGCTTGTAATGTACACTGCCAATACTCATTCAGGGTTTCTCCTTTCCAGGCAAAAACAGGAATTCCCCTTTGAGCAATTGCTGCTGCAGCATTATCTTGAGTGGAAAAGATATTACAGCTTGCCCAACGAACTTGAGCTCCCAATTCAATCAGGGTCTCAATTAAAACAGCAGTTTGCACTGTCATATGCAAGCTGCCGGTAATTTTTGCTCCTGCAAGGGGTTTACTATTCCGGTAGCGGTCTCTTAAAGCAATCAAACCTGGCATTTCAGTTTCAGCCAGGTTAATTTCTTTTCTACCCCAGTCAGCTAAGCTCAAATCAGCTATTTTGTAATCCATTTCTTCCTCTTATCAGGTATTCTTATTATCTATTGCGACGGTGAAAGTCATTTCTTCCCCCGTCTCTACCTCTATTTCTATCATCCCGATGTTGAGGATGGTAGTTTTGGTATTCTTCTCTATGGGCATCAGGATTGGGTGTAGGATTTCCCGGCACTCCTTTCATAGTTAAAGAAAGTTTGCCTTTATCCATTCCGAGGGTTTTAACTTGCACGGTATCGCCTAATTTAACCATATCCAGAGGATGATTTATGCGTCCGGTAAACATTTCCGAAATATGCACCATCCCTTCTTTGGCTCCACCTAATACTTTTACAAAAATACCGTAGGGTTCAATGCGCGTTACCTGTCCTTCAAACATATCACCGGCAACAGGATCAATGGCTATGCCTTTAATCTTAGCTTTGGCTTTATTGATAGAATCTCCGTCCGGCGAAAGAATTCTCACCGTTCCGTCATCCTGAATATCAATCTGCACCTGACATTCTTCAATGATAGATTTTATCATCTTTCCACCGGGTCCAATAATCTCTCCAATCTTATCTATCGGCACTTTGAAGGATTCAATGCGAGGAGCCCAGGGAGCAAGTTCACTTCTTGGTTCGGCAATGCATTCCGCCATAATATCCAAAATCTTGAAGCGTGCGGCTTTTGCCTTATTTAAGGCAATTTCCATAATTTCTCTGGTTATTCCCGAAATCTTAATATCCATCTGCATTGCAGTAATGCCTTCCCGCGTTCCTGCACACTTAAAATCCATATCACCCAAGTGATCTTCCAAGCCCATAATATCGGTTAAAACAATATAGTCCTCACCTTCCATAATTAAACCCATGGCAATTCCGGCTACAGGAGCTTTGATGGGAACGCCACCTGTCATTAAAGCCAAACATCCACTGCAAACAGATGCCATAGATGAAGAACCGTTGGATTCCAAGGTATCTGCTACCACCCGAATAGTATAAGGAAATAGTTCTTTATCCGGTAAAACAGCTTTTAAAGCTCTTTCTGCCAAATTGCCATGTCCCAGTTCACGACGGCCTGTAGGTCCCATTCTTCCTGCTTCGCCAACGCTGAACGGAGGGAAATTGTAATGCAGATAAAAGTTCTTTTTATATTCTGTTTCCAAACCGTCTATCACCTGTTCATCAGTTCCACCGCCTAAAGTTAAAGTTCCTAAGGATTGCGTTTCACCTCTGGTAAAAAGTGCCGAACCATGCACTCGGGGTAAAATGTCAATTTCACAGGTTATCTCTCTAATATCATCAGTTCCGCGTCCATCTACACGATGCTGTTTTCTTAAAATGGAATCCCGCACATAGCGACGGATAAGTTCTTCAAAAGCCATTTTATAATAGCGTTCCGTTTCTTCCCAATGGTCCCCTTCCGTTTCAGTAAACACTGCATTCATTTCTGCTTCAGCTGCATCAAAAGCATCCTGTCTTTCCTGTTTGCCAAAAATTACAGCTGCTTCCGCTATTTTTGCCCCAAAAGCATTTTCCACTTTGCTCATAATCTCTTCCGGAATGCTATCCAAAATCACTGCCACTTTTTCTTTGCCGCAAGCGGAAATGAAATCCTGCTGCAAAGCACAGAGTTTTTGAATTTCTTTATGTCCTGTAAAAACAGCATCCAGCATTATTTCTTCGCTCAGTTGCGAAGCAGCGGATTCAATCATCACAATTGAACTCTCACTTCCTGCAACTGTTAAATTGAGTTTAGAATCGGTTTCAATTTCGTTGAAATGGGGATTTACTACAAACTGGTCATTAATATAGCCAACTGTTACACCGGCAATAGGTCCGTTAAAAGGTATATCGGAAATGGAAAGAGCCAAAGAAGCACCAAAAACACCCATTGTTGAAGGATCGGTAATACCGTCAAAAGAAAGCACGGTTACAACGATATGAACTTGATTCCGAAAACCTTCCGGAAACAAAGGACGAATAGAACGGTCAATAACCCTTGCCATCAAAGTGGCATCAGTAGAGGGCTTTGACTCCCGCTTAAAAAAACCACCGGGTATTTTACCGGCAGCATACATCTTTTCAATGTAATCAACTGTTAAGGGAAAGAAATCCTGATTTTCCACGGGTTCTTTAGACATCGTGGCGGTAACCAAAACAGCTGTTTCTCCATATTGGATAAAAACACTGCCATTGGCTTGTTTTGCCATTTTGCCAGTTTCCACAATCAATTTGCGTCCGCAGAAATCGGTTTCACGACGAGTAATATTGAAGTTATGCATAACTTCTCCTTTTTATATTCTGCGGGAGAAGAAGCAATAGGCAAAAAGGTCTTTTCTTTTACCCTTTGGCTTATTGCTCATTTCTCCCGCTGTTTTTTTTCTAATAGAGCGAAATCTCTATCAACTATAAAATCCGGTAGGTTGACATCTCTGCCAACCTTCTAAACAACATTTATGTCATTTACCCGGAATTAGTTATCTCAGAGTTTATTTCCTTATGCCAAGTGCCTTGATTAAATTACGATATCTGGTAATATCTTTTTTCTTTAAATAATCAAGGAGACGCCTGCGTTGCCCGATCAGTTTCAACAAGCCGCGCCGACTGGAAAAATCCTTCTCGTGGATTTTCAGATGCTCTGTAATATCTTTAATTCTTTGAGTTAACAGAGCAACTTGCACTTCCGGCGAGCCCGTGTCTGATTCATGGAGTTTAAACTCTGCCATGATAGCTTCTTTTGCCTCAGGTTTTAACGGCATTTCATCCTCCAGATGATTTTGATAAGTCCAATTTTTTGGGTGTCTCTTATCTGTCCAGCATTATTTTTGGGTGACAGGGTTAACGGGTTAACAGGGTTAACTGGTTAACAGGTTAACAGGTTAACGAGTGACAGGGTTAACGGGTTAACAGGTTAACAGGTTAACGGGTGAATGGGTTAACGGGTGAACAGGTTAACGGGTTAACTGGTGAGATCGTATGGGACAAGATAGATAATTACAGACATAAAAAGTAACCAAAGTTAATTATATTTAAAGGGATAAAAACTCAGAGTATTATTATTACTTCTATCAAAGCTCTCCTTGAAACCCAAGTTAATTATATTTAAAGGGATGAGAACTTAGAGTATTATCAATACTACTATCAAAGCTCTCCTGGGAACGCAAGCTAATTATATTTAAAGGGATGAGAACCTCTATTTATTGTTGGCTTTAATCAGACCGAGAAGCTGGCGTTTTACAGAAAGAGCCAGTTCTCTGCATTTATCTGCTTTTTCCTTTTCAGAAATAAACTCCAGCATAATAGCTATATCTATTTGTGTATTCAACTCCGTGATTGAACCCAAAGCAATATTTAAAAAGTTTAAAAGCTCCGGTTTAGTTTTCCTTCCACAACCTTCTGCAATATTGTAAGGAACGGAATTTGCCGCTCTTTTCATCTGAGAAATTAAACCCCATTTTTCATCAGCCGGAAAGTCCTTCGTAATATTATAAATCTCTTTAACAAGCAATAAACTGGATTTATAAACTTCCAAATCCGTATGCATCATTTTAATACTACCTCTCTATCTTTATTGTTCTACCTGTATATTTTATACTCACTTAGTTGTATTTCCCTATTTTTCATCAGCCGGAAAGTCCTTCGTAATATTATAAATCTCTTTAACAAGCAATANNNNNNNNNNNNNNNNNNNNNNNNNNNNNNNNNNNNNNNNNNNNNNNNNNNNNNNNNNNNNNNNNNNNNNNNNNNNNNNNNNNNNNNNNNNNNNNNNNNNAACTGGATTTATAAACTTCCAAATCCGTATGCATCATTTAATACTACCTCTCTATCTTTATTGTTTTACCTGTAAATTTTATAATCACTTAGTTACTCCACTTTCTATTTCTCTATTTTCACGCTCAACACTCTATTTTCCACTTCCCCCCTTCACCTGTTAACCCGTTAACCTGTTCACCCGTTAACCCATTCACCTGTTAACCCGTTAACCTGTTCACCCGTTAACCCCTTCACCTGTTAACCTGTTAACCCATTCACCTTTCTGGTGGAGGTGGCGGGAATCGAACCCGCGTCCAGAAAACCGATCACCCCAAAATCTACATACTTAGTTGTCTTTATCTTAAGGAAAGCAGTGAAAGACAATCAGACCTGTTTTCCTGCAGCTGATTTTTCTTGGGTAGAACTTATCAGCAATCAGTTCTACCGCATCCGTACTGTTCCGACGCCCAATCTTCTTCCGACGGACCGAAGAAGTTGAACGTTAGCAGCTTATGCTGCTAAAGAGTAATTGTTGTTTGCAGTTAATTTGCGTTTTTGTTACTTGTTAACGGAGTGGTATAACAATCTCCGGTATGCATTTAGAGCACTCTGATTCCCTGTCGAAACCATTTCACCCCCTATGAACTGTATAAAAGAACTTAAAATGGAAAACTGATTTTTGCCCCT
Coding sequences within it:
- the rplS gene encoding 50S ribosomal protein L19; its protein translation is MDILQQVGRDQIRTDLPDYRVGDTVKVHYKIKEGNKERIQVFQGIVIQKRGAGISKTFTVRKVSSGVGVERIFPQNSPNIDKLEIIRHGQVRRAKLFYLRSAQGKAGRIKERRRFTV
- a CDS encoding transcription termination/antitermination NusG family protein; the protein is MATHKPVYIDELYGELELFTDDRQWVVVHTKPRCEKKVAEYAKQHRITYYLPQYTDKRIYQRRKVDVDKILFPSYVFAGIDFRSKQELQISGYTVGFLKVNVQKELIEELRAIYYGRQKNVEMKPGLWLEKGLEVEIVNGPLKGVCGVVEDQSKLTEVRLQVNILRQAVLVKVQTEDIKIIGEYEIVETD
- the trmD gene encoding tRNA (guanosine(37)-N1)-methyltransferase TrmD, which encodes MIFEVLSLFPDAFSGFLSSSIISRAEKSKLLEVKLTDFRRFSSDKHHKVDDYPYGGFPGMVIQAQPIYDALSELLRTGNAPVVYFTPQGRPLTQKILESYTSYQRIILLCGHYKEIDQRVRDLCVSDEISLGDYVLSGGEIPAMAFMDGICRLLPGALSDIESAHSDSFSKEGLGFPCYTRPDVFMGLAVPQVLCGGNHQEILNWAIEQGKCLTRTRRPDLNK
- the rpsO gene encoding 30S ribosomal protein S15 → MPLKPEAKEAIMAEFKLHESDTGSPEVQVALLTQRIKDITEHLKIHEKDFSSRRGLLKLIGQRRRLLDYLKKKDITRYRNLIKALGIRK
- a CDS encoding NAD-dependent epimerase/dehydratase family protein; this translates as MKILITGGAGFIGSNVADAYIQAGHEVVIVDNLVTGNRRNINPKAIFYEMDICAESLSEVFAKEKPAIVNHHSAQISVPLSIENPLKDITTNVYGWVNVLQNCVRAGVKKVIYISSGGAIYGEAEEYPTTESYNPKPLSVYAINKKSGEDYLYFYRHQYGLNYTVLRYANVYGPRQISLGEAGVVSLFTEKMLKGEIPTIYRYENEPDGMIRDYVYVGDVVQANLLALEQGAGDIFNIGTCRETTTRDLYREIAKQLGINSEPHFGTARKGDLHRSLLSCNKAKALLGWKPETELKDGISQVIKYFKEQK
- a CDS encoding KH domain-containing protein; the protein is MKELIEFIVKALVDDPAEVNITEITGDKITLYELRVSKADIGKVIGKRGRTASAIRTIINAVSTKQGKRAELEIIE
- the pnp gene encoding polyribonucleotide nucleotidyltransferase; translation: MHNFNITRRETDFCGRKLIVETGKMAKQANGSVFIQYGETAVLVTATMSKEPVENQDFFPLTVDYIEKMYAAGKIPGGFFKRESKPSTDATLMARVIDRSIRPLFPEGFRNQVHIVVTVLSFDGITDPSTMGVFGASLALSISDIPFNGPIAGVTVGYINDQFVVNPHFNEIETDSKLNLTVAGSESSIVMIESAASQLSEEIMLDAVFTGHKEIQKLCALQQDFISACGKEKVAVILDSIPEEIMSKVENAFGAKIAEAAVIFGKQERQDAFDAAEAEMNAVFTETEGDHWEETERYYKMAFEELIRRYVRDSILRKQHRVDGRGTDDIREITCEIDILPRVHGSALFTRGETQSLGTLTLGGGTDEQVIDGLETEYKKNFYLHYNFPPFSVGEAGRMGPTGRRELGHGNLAERALKAVLPDKELFPYTIRVVADTLESNGSSSMASVCSGCLALMTGGVPIKAPVAGIAMGLIMEGEDYIVLTDIMGLEDHLGDMDFKCAGTREGITAMQMDIKISGITREIMEIALNKAKAARFKILDIMAECIAEPRSELAPWAPRIESFKVPIDKIGEIIGPGGKMIKSIIEECQVQIDIQDDGTVRILSPDGDSINKAKAKIKGIAIDPVAGDMFEGQVTRIEPYGIFVKVLGGAKEGMVHISEMFTGRINHPLDMVKLGDTVQVKTLGMDKGKLSLTMKGVPGNPTPNPDAHREEYQNYHPQHRDDRNRGRDGGRNDFHRRNR
- the ahcY gene encoding adenosylhomocysteinase, coding for MDYKIADLSLADWGRKEINLAETEMPGLIALRDRYRNSKPLAGAKITGSLHMTVQTAVLIETLIELGAQVRWASCNIFSTQDNAAAAIAQRGIPVFAWKGETLNEYWQCTLQALSWDEGPDLIVDDGGDATLMVHEGYRLEELYRQNGKLPEVDSDNEEMQIVQELLISKLVADPNKWHKIVQRLKGISEETTTGVHRLYQRREEGTLLFPAINVNDSVTKSKFDNLYGCRESLADGIKRGTDIMVAGKIVMLCGYGDVGKGCAQSMRGLGARVVISEIDPICALQAAMEGYEVNTVENMVEIADIFITATGNCDVIRVDHILKMKNKAIVCNIGHFDNEIQVNKLYEMEGVEKVNIKPQVDLIKLPNDKEIILLSEGRLVNLGNATGHPSFVMSCSFSNQVLAQIDLWQNRHAIDVYTLPKKLDEEVALLHLPKLGVQLTQLSKKQAEYINVPFEGPYKPEYYRY
- a CDS encoding four helix bundle protein, whose translation is MMHTDLEVYKSSLLLVKEIYNITKDFPADEKWGLISQMKRAANSVPYNIAEGCGRKTKPELLNFLNIALGSITELNTQIDIAIMLEFISEKEKADKCRELALSVKRQLLGLIKANNK
- a CDS encoding UDP-glucose/GDP-mannose dehydrogenase family protein, with protein sequence MKIAVIGSGYVGLTTGACFAEMGNTVISVDKDENKIKLLNEGKVPIYEPGLEEMILRNMTAKRLSFTLDIQQAVTESQIIFIAVGTPPGEDGSADLQYVIAAAEEIAGFMNEPKIIVNKSTVPVGTADLVSEKIQAKLKELELELQFTVVSNPEFLKEGSAIDDFMSPDRVVIGTDNPAAGEIMRTLYAPFCRTNDRVLLMSIRSAEMTKYTANAFLATKISFINEISRLCDAYEADIAEVRNGICSDSRIGYKFIYPGVGFGGSCFPKDIKALIKMSSKVGYEPRILTAVEEVNAAQKRVLVEKVIAHFGSNLKGKTFAVWGLAFKPQTDDMREAPSVVIINELIALGANIKAYDPVAMEEAKKIFGNNNSVTLCADEYETLKDAEAMLLITEWHQFRYPDFERMSKIMRSKVIFDGRNQYNPKTVKEMGFTYYGIGRR